From the Bombus vancouverensis nearcticus chromosome 3, iyBomVanc1_principal, whole genome shotgun sequence genome, one window contains:
- the LOC143302520 gene encoding uncharacterized protein LOC143302520 — MRRPTHSFHMRSICKNTNIILSKMNRLVIVLTLIKIAYGLVGYDCNGNHLNVTTISLNSIGDCSIQPTMTETQDIYIQLLQLSEFEFTNVRQCKVQITRIVYYCGMHFHTSAVHNGFAEYLHETTDQQCARMHQDGTFSLGPQNLIVGLKDNATETRSLVLAGKLTDDGSCQGTQYVDPYGSWEKVVVQATVRISLKSAVVPVRIEANKILLKSGTVCTFSEGNCLDAEDGYTYWQPQPPSPCKFDQYDVLYEGIATKIQEIKTNRESAQPVYALTTQEVTFALTKTGEQPLCGYTLLSTEHPK; from the exons atgagacgacccacccactcatttcatatgcggagtatctgcaagaacacgaatatcatactgtc gaagatgaatcgcctggtcatcgtacttaccctcatcaaaatagcatacggcctggtaggatatgactgcaatggcaaccacctcaacgttaccactatctctctaaactccatcggggactgcagcatacagcctacaatgactgaaacccaagatatttatatacaactacttcaactctcagaatttgaatttaccaacgtaaggcaatgcaaggtgcaaataactcgaattgtatattactgtggcatgcactttcacacgtcggcagtgcataacggattcgccgaatacctccatgaaacaaccgaccaacaatgtgcaaggatgcaccaagacggcacattttcactcggaccacaaaaccttatagttggcctaaaagataatgcaacagaaacaaggtcgcttgtcctagccggcaagctaacagacgacggcagctgccagggaacacagtatgtagacccatacgggagctgggaaaaggtcgtcgtacaagcaacagtaaggataagtttaaaatcagcagttgtgccagtacggatcgaggcgaacaaaattctactgaaatcaggaacagtatgtacctttagcgaaggaaactgtctagacgctgaagacggatacacttattggcaaccacaaccaccctcaccatgcaaatttgatcagtacgatgtgctatatgaaggaattgctacaaagatccaggaaataaaaaccaacagagaatcagcacaaccagtttacgcactaacaacgcaagaagtaacatttgcactgactaaaaccggagaacagccactgtgtggatataccctactatccaccgaacaccccaaatag